The proteins below come from a single Cyprinus carpio isolate SPL01 unplaced genomic scaffold, ASM1834038v1 S000006739, whole genome shotgun sequence genomic window:
- the LOC109065095 gene encoding extracellular calcium-sensing receptor-like, with product MWFTLIISLYLLLDCLSAASILRSGSCQLQRQFRLNGVYQDGDVIIGGLFEVHFFTVFPEQSFRTEPEEPYCEIFNMESFQHAQTMAFAINEINKNPNLLPNITLGYHLYDNCVMLGMAFRAAISLVSGKEKSSSNLNCTGPPPVIGIVGDPSSTPSIAISSVLGLFRVPIVSHYATCSCLSDRKKYPSFFRTIPSDAFQVRAMVQILKHFGWTWVGLLYSDDDYGIYAAQSFHQEMQLSGHCVAFSEILLYDNTPRNIQHITGVIQASTARVVVVFSPSSLVIPLMDEVVLQNMTGRQWIASESWATSPVFHTSRFLPFLGGTLGIAIRRGEIKGLHDFLLHLRPTSHPRDNMLRIFWENMFGCSFETGNKETDGDQVKTVCTGQENLSTTNTPYTDVSELRAAYNVYKAVYALAHALHNLMQCEEGRGPFSGNKCANITNLKPWQLVHYLQNVNFTTDFGDHVSFDKNGDALAIYDVMNWQPNSDGAIRIYTVGVVNEELETGMVLTLDEDAIYWNFETKKPPQSVCSESCHPGTRRATRKGLPLCCFDCLPCGDGEISNATDAIECMVCPAEFWSSPNKDQCVPKEVEFLSYEDPLGISLTTASLLGTCSCALVMVILMHHRNTPIVRANNSELSFLLLLSLKLCFLCVLLFIGQPQFWTCQLRHAVFGISFVLCISSILVKTMVVIAVFKSSRPEGKGAIRWFGAAQQRCTVLILTAIQVVICAIWLSTASPTPHKNNLYIRSIIVYECAIGSVAGFSMLLGYIGLLATVSFLLAFLARKLPDNFNEAKFITFSMLKFCAVWIAFVPAYVSSPGKYAVAVEIFAILASSFGLLVAIFAPKCYIILLHPERNTKKAIMGRQTK from the exons ATGTGGTTCACTCTGATTATTTCTCTATACTTGCTACTTGACTGTTTATCTGCAGCTTCAATCCTCAGATCAGGCTCATGTCAGCTCCAGAGACAGTTCAGGCTGAATGGGGTGTACCAGGATGGAGATGTTATAATTGGAGGCCTTTTTGAAGTTCACTTTTTCACAGTGTTCCCAGAGCAGAGCTTCAGAACAGAACCAGAAGAACCATACTGTGAAAT ATTTAATATGGAAAGCTTCCAGCATGCACAGACCATGGCGTTTGCAATAAATGAGATCAATAAGAATCCCAATCTGCTGCCCAATATCACTCTTGGTTATCACCTTTATGACAATTGTGTGATGCTAGGAATGGCATTCCGAGCTGCCATATCCCTTGTTAGTGGGAAAGAAAAGTCATCCTCTAACCTTAATTGTACTGGCCCTCCTCCAGTCATTGGGATTGTGGGGGATCCAAGTTCAACTCCATCCATTGCAATTTCCAGTGTTCTGGGGCTTTTTCGAGTACCTATA GTCAGTCACTATGCCACCTGCTCCTGTTTAAGTGACAGGAAAAAGTACCCCTCTTTCTTCAGAACAATCCCCAGTGATGCCTTCCAGGTACGCGCTATGGTTCAGATCTTGAAGCATTTTGGATGGACCTGGGTTGGTCTCCTCTACAGTGATGATGACTATGGTATCTATGCTGCTCAGTCCTTTCATCAGGAAATGCAGCTATCTGGACATTGTGTAGCTTTTTCTGAAATTCTGCTCTATGATAACACCCCCAGAAACATTCAGCATATAACAGGAGTGATTCAGGCCTCTACAGCTAGAGTGGTCgttgttttttccccttcatcCCTAGTAATACCTTTGATGGATGAAGTGGTGTTGCAGAACATGACAGGGAGGCAGTGGATTGCAAGTGAATCTTGGGCCACTTCACCTGTGTTTCACACTTCACGCTTCCTGCCTTTCCTTGGGGGCACACTGGGCATTGCTATCAGGCGTGGGGAGATTAAGGGGCTTCATGATTTTCTGTTACATCTGCGGCCCACCAGTCATCCAAGAGATAATATGTTGAGGATCTTCTGGGAGAACATGTTTGGCTGCAGTTTTGAGACTGGGAATAAAGAGACAGATGGAGATCAAGTGAAAACAGTGTGTACAGGACAGGAAAATCTGAGCACAACAAACACACCATACACTGATGTTTCAGAGTTGAGAGCAGCTTATAATGTCTATAAGGCAGTTTATGCACTGGCACATGCACTTCATAATCTGATGCAGTGTGAGGAGGGGAGAGGACCATTCAGTGGGAACAAATGTGCAAACATAACCAATCTAAAACCGTGGCAG CTGGTTCACTACCTACAGAACGTAAACTTCACCACAGACTTTGGGGATCATGTGTCATTTGATAAGAATGGAGATGCTCTGGCCATCTATGATGTGATGAACTGGCAGCCGAACTCTGATGGAGCTATAAGGATCTACACGGTCGGTGTAGTAAATGAAGAGTTGGAAACAGGGATGGTGCTCACACTGGATGAGGATGCAATATACTGgaactttgaaacaaaaaaa CCTCCACAGTCCGTGTGCAGTGAGAGTTGCCACCCAGGAACCAGACGAGCCACAAGAAAGGGCCTTCCTCTCTGCTGTTTTGATTGCCTGCCATGTGGAGATGGAGAGATTTCTAATGCAACAG ATGCTATTGAGTGCATGGTGTGTCCGGCTGAGTTCTGGTCTAGTCCAAATAAGGATCAGTGTGTCCCTAAAGAAGTGGAGTTTCTATCCTATGAGGATCCTCTGGGCATCTCTTTGACCACTGCTTCCCTGCTTGGCACCTGTTCCTGTGCTCTTGTAATGGTCATCCTTATGCATCACCGTAACACTCCCATAGTGCGTGCCAACAATTCAGAGCTCAGCTTCCTGCTGCTGTTGTCACTCAAACTGTGTTTCCTGTGTGTGCTGCTGTTCATTGGCCAGCCACAGTTTTGGACATGTCAGTTAAGACATGCTGTGTTTGGCATTAGCTTTGTCCTGTGTATCTCTAGCATCCTAGTCAAGACTATGGTGGTAATAGCTGTGTTCAAGTCATCTCGACCAGAGGGGAAGGGTGCAATAAGATGGTTTGGAGCTGCTCAACAAAGATGTACTGTTCTGATCCTAACTGCCATACAGGTTGTGATATGTGCAATCTGGCTATCAACTGCTTCTCCAACACCCCATAAAAATAACCTGTATATTCGGTCTATAATAGTCTATGAATGTGCTATTGGCTCAGTGGCTGGTTTTTCTATGCTGCTAGGATACATTGGACTTTTGGCAACCGTAAGCTTCCTGTTAGCCTTCCTGGCAAGAAAACTTCCAGATAATTTTAATGAAGCAAAGTTCATCACTTTTAGCATGTTAAAATTCTGTGCTGTGTGGATTGCATTTGTTCCAGCATATGTGAGCTCACCAGGGAAATATGCAGTGGCTGTAGAGATTTTTGCCATTTTAGCTTCAAGTTTTGGATTACTGGTGGCCATATTTGCCCCAAAGTGTTACATTATCCTTTTACATCCAGAGAGAAACACTAAAAAAGCCATCATGGgaagacaaacaaaataa